From the genome of Papaver somniferum cultivar HN1 unplaced genomic scaffold, ASM357369v1 unplaced-scaffold_21, whole genome shotgun sequence:
agagcTATGTATTCTTCTTGGAACTCGCGTAACTCCGCCATGGTTATTTTATCTTTTGTCCTGAAGATCAACGTATACAATAAATTTGTAGGGAAAAGTGCATTGATGAAGGCTAGTATAAGGTTTCTATCATCTACTcgtccagccatttcgctacacatactCCTCCTACGCGTGGTTAAACTACGTAAGCTCTTATTGATCCTTCTTCGTAAGCTGAACACTTTTTCGATACCTGGTATTAGCTTGTTATTTCTGATGTATTTCCCTAATAAGATATTTTTTAAGTGATGAAATGATCGAATAGTTACTATTGGAAATCCTTCAAACCATTGCAAGGCTTCCCCTGTCAGGCTCGCTGGGAAATATTTACATAACACCGCATCATTTTCTTCCCACTGTAATAAGGATCGACTATAAGTCCTTACATGCTGCACTACACATGTGCTTCCATCAAAGATATTAGTAAGTACAGGTAGGCTACATTTTGGTGGTACTACTGCAAGTTGTATTTGTCTTGCAAATGGTGTTTTTcccgcttcttctattgcttcatccaattgtctccTACTACCATCTCTTCCCGCTGTCATCATTTCTCTAACCTCTGCTAGTTCTCTTAAGATTTGTTCGTTCATGATTTGATATGTATCCTGCTGCATTGTCCTTTTCAACCTTGCTTGTCTTACTCTGTTTTCATGCCTGTTTTGACGCattgcttcttgtatttctttctCTTCAACTTCTTATCTTCTTGTCCTTCGTCTTTCTCTTTCGTTCCTTGCATTATTTTGTGCGTCATTATATCTCTCTGCTTCATCTTAACGCGCGCGTTGGTTTCTTATCATTTTTCTTCCTTGTTATATCATTCTTCCGTattcttcatcaatttcatcatccTGATCCTGATACATGTGATAGCGTTCGCCTTGTTGTTCACGTCGTTCAACTCTATCATCTTCTTGCATGCGGTAGTTTTCTCCTTGGTGTACATGTCTGTCATTGTTTTGTTGATGCTCTATGCGATTGCCATCGCGCTGCTCTTGTATGTTATCATCTACCATATTGTTTTCTAAACGCTGCTCTTGTCTGGCATCTCTGCGGTTGGATCTGCTACGCCTTGACGTGCTCCTACTTGATCTAGATCTTGAGTTTATACGTGTTGTACTCTGTGATCTTCTCTCTTGTAATCTAGTATTCTATTCTCTTAACTCATTATTCTGACGCGTCGGATTCGCACGTAATTCTCCTTCTCTTCTTGTTTCTGCAACTAGTCTTTGTCGGAGATCCTCTATGgtcatattctcttcattatctgTTAttggtagggctgcacatgggcggttttgggcgggtattagctaaaaccaacctcgcacccacagactgcaggtttttattttcaaaaccaaccccgcacccataaACAGCGGGCGGATTTTGTTACCCGCctgctacgggttgggcgggtttgGGTTTAAACCCTCTTTATATTTAATAATCGTTCACACACATTACTTTTAAAGTTTTAAAGGTTTGCCGAATCAAAAACGGAACCGGCCAATTTCCTAAAGGACGAGTCTCTAGCAACTGTCTCATTCCTTGTGTTGGGAAACAAGATTGACAGGAACGATATAGTCTCGGAGGGGGATCTGAAGTATTATTTAGATATCATTCGTACCACAGGAAAAGGAAAGACTGATTTTGATGCCTCGGTTGTACGACCTATTGAGGTCTTCATGTGCAGTATTGTCCGCAAGATGGGTTATGTCGATTGCTTTAGATGGGTATCCCAAGTATAGGAATTTAGCTTGTGATATAGCCTGATAgtatattttcttctctttttatttttgatcaTTATTGTTTTAGCGGGTTTTTCAGGTGGGTTTGGGAGGGtattagctaaaaccaacctcgcacccaaaggaagcgggtttttattttcataaccaaccccgcacccacaacgggcgggttcggattaaaaacccacgggtttagcggGTACGTACGGGTTTGGGTATGATGGACGGGTCTTGTGCAACCCTAGTTATTGGTCCTACATCTCCAGTTCTTTGCGCATCTTCTTCTGTTGAACTGTTTGTGAAGTATGAACACTTACTCTATCATAGTCGATGATGTTATCCTGCGTAGGTTCTCGCTGAGGTTGAGTCTGAACTTTATTTTCTCGGTTGTTTCTTTCTCCCATCCTTGATGATTCGGCAATCTCACTTCTTCTTCATCCAGCGATTATTCTACTCCTCCTAATTGCAACCGTCTGTTCCGTTGTGGATGATGCTCTCACCATTTTTTTTACTTGTGAATGATTGTCTCTCTTGATGAAGGAAAagatactttctgaagaatggaAATCTTAAATTTTTGGTGGAAAACTTTCAGACATGGGTTTTtgaaattctcaaatattttcaaaCTTGTTTATAAAGAAATTCACCAACATGATATATCATTCCGAGCtgtattctagcgccaaaatgtagttgcgagAAATCTCACAACCACACCCTTGATAAAATATGTAAAACAATCTAAGTAATCTCCATGAGAATCACAAGAATATTCATTAATATCTTCAAATTGAATACAGAGATGATGAAGAAACCCTagcttgctctccaaataatctttctctctcctaaatatcttgtctaagctctcaaaaagatctctcctcaaTACAAGGTCGCTCGGACCCTTATCTAGGGGttcacatagtggatgacagttaataaagcccttatttttggatctggcGTGCGTCATTAACGCATTCTTGCATTGACTCTTCTCGCACGTATTCGTAACACTGCATATCTCTttacactttactcgtgattaagctgacatcatctg
Proteins encoded in this window:
- the LOC113339561 gene encoding uncharacterized protein LOC113339561 codes for the protein MRQNRHENRVRQARLKRTMQQDTYQIMNEQILRELAEVREMMTAGRDGSRRQLDEAIEEAGKTPFARQIQLAVVPPKCSLPVLTNIFDGSTCVVQHVRTYSRSLLQWEENDAVLCKYFPASLTGEALQWFEGFPIVTIRSFHHLKNILLGKYIRNNKLIPGIEKVFSLRRRINKSLRSLTTRRRSMCSEMAGRVDDRNLILAFINALFPTNLLYTLIFRTKDKITMAELREFQEEYIALEEKQR